Proteins from a genomic interval of Clostridium scatologenes:
- a CDS encoding sensor histidine kinase: MNIIKEILLDGIESLILLGIFEILCTKKRFILQNKVKTGLFCTFYILATCLSTFYIPKVYHTLFLSVFYILLLTCITRIKLFNSVVIFFLFSIIIFATENLAQIIEIFIFRINLNEIFSTSLYWWIFIISSKTLQILIVVMLFKFSSRFSKFKLFEKEGALFFNLILQVQIFSLFIFSANFSVFDSNNIKIYNAIILIIYFIFLILLFKDLKEKERLINISNKYRIQEQQIKNMEEIIAIIRQEKHDFANHINVIQGLCLLNKPNTVERINDYVLRVSDTIHSSFRYLDTGNDYLDGLLSIKNNYAMKNNINFKVSINEPFSSIKIREDELMSIISNLIDNAFESFDSKPDIEYKEISITTFRECNIFCIEISDNGSYISENICKKIFYKGFSTKTKKSSDHGFGLYITKKLVQQNNGVISVSSTPEITKFLVEFEIEDIKNE, from the coding sequence ATGAATATTATAAAAGAAATATTACTAGATGGCATAGAATCTTTAATTCTTTTAGGAATCTTTGAAATATTATGTACTAAAAAAAGATTTATATTACAAAATAAAGTCAAGACAGGCTTATTTTGTACATTTTATATTTTGGCAACCTGTTTGAGTACCTTTTATATTCCCAAGGTTTATCATACACTATTTCTCTCAGTATTTTATATTCTATTATTAACCTGTATTACCAGAATAAAGCTTTTTAATTCTGTAGTTATATTTTTTCTATTTTCTATAATAATTTTTGCTACAGAAAATTTAGCTCAAATTATAGAAATATTTATATTTAGAATAAACTTGAATGAAATATTTTCCACCTCGCTATATTGGTGGATATTTATAATATCTTCTAAAACATTGCAAATCCTTATTGTAGTAATGCTTTTTAAATTCAGTTCACGTTTTTCTAAATTTAAACTTTTTGAAAAAGAAGGAGCTCTTTTTTTTAACTTGATACTTCAAGTACAAATTTTTAGCTTATTTATATTTAGTGCTAACTTTAGTGTTTTTGATTCTAATAATATTAAAATATATAACGCTATTATCCTTATTATATATTTTATTTTTTTAATACTACTATTTAAAGATTTAAAAGAAAAAGAAAGGCTTATAAATATAAGCAATAAGTATAGAATTCAAGAACAACAAATTAAAAATATGGAAGAAATAATTGCTATAATTAGGCAAGAAAAGCACGATTTTGCTAACCACATTAATGTTATACAAGGCTTGTGTCTATTAAATAAACCCAATACTGTTGAACGAATAAATGATTATGTATTAAGGGTTTCAGATACAATACATTCATCATTTAGATATCTAGACACAGGAAATGATTATTTGGATGGACTATTATCTATAAAAAACAATTATGCAATGAAAAACAATATAAACTTTAAGGTATCAATTAACGAACCATTTAGTTCAATAAAAATTAGAGAAGACGAATTAATGAGTATTATTAGTAACCTTATAGATAATGCATTTGAATCATTTGATTCTAAACCTGATATTGAATATAAAGAAATATCCATTACTACTTTTAGGGAATGTAATATATTTTGTATTGAAATAAGTGATAATGGATCTTATATTTCTGAAAATATATGCAAAAAAATTTTTTACAAGGGATTTTCTACTAAAACAAAAAAATCTAGTGATCATGGGTTTGGATTGTATATTACTAAAAAATTAGTTCAACAAAATAATGGAGTAATATCCGTAAGTAGTACTCCAGAAATCACCAAATTCTTGGTTGAATTTGAAATAGAGGATATAAAAAATGAATAA
- a CDS encoding accessory gene regulator B family protein, with protein MNKFITCLVKKISETNPEFSDLELKKMEYGLVCIFSEITKIIPYFIIFYLFSLEKYYIIIIIFFCPIRIFSGGYHAKTYWGCFFITFAIFALIITITKYIAFNVIILILLLVISFIFICIFSPVDNINKRIKSDERRLKLKYCSIITTILLSGLCYFIPHKFLSTAIISIVSATILMMIGKINNKIDDKKDCQQ; from the coding sequence ATGAATAAATTTATAACCTGTTTAGTAAAAAAAATTTCCGAGACAAACCCTGAATTTTCAGATTTAGAACTAAAGAAAATGGAATATGGATTAGTATGTATTTTTTCTGAAATTACTAAAATCATTCCATACTTTATTATATTCTATCTTTTTTCTCTTGAAAAATATTATATTATTATTATTATATTTTTTTGTCCTATTAGAATATTTTCGGGTGGTTATCATGCAAAAACTTACTGGGGATGTTTCTTTATTACTTTTGCCATATTTGCATTAATAATCACTATTACCAAGTATATTGCATTTAATGTTATCATATTAATATTGTTACTTGTTATTTCGTTTATATTTATTTGTATTTTCTCTCCTGTAGATAATATTAATAAGAGAATAAAAAGTGACGAACGAAGACTAAAACTTAAATATTGTTCCATAATAACTACTATTTTGTTAAGTGGATTATGTTACTTTATACCGCATAAATTTTTAAGTACTGCTATAATCTCCATTGTTAGTGCTACAATATTAATGATGATTGGTAAGATAAATAACAAAATTGATGATAAAAAAGATTGTCAACAATAA
- a CDS encoding TetR/AcrR family transcriptional regulator translates to MDTNEMLVESRMDRKKRETRQKIIKVAMDLFHSQGFDDTTMEQIAEKTDIARKTLYNYFSMKEAIVDEYVRGISQGLAKENLRIIENLIDTKSRLMAVLNHSYDWVEKNPEITGICINYRLGNMVKEPGYKSTETGTQSILSKIISLGQKEGEIRSDISVNLLVRHIDLLRSTMTFEWLNDPSRFELHEEIVKLVDLFIYGAASKIDSSKKSHMDE, encoded by the coding sequence ATGGATACTAATGAAATGTTAGTTGAAAGCCGAATGGATAGAAAGAAAAGGGAGACCAGGCAAAAAATCATTAAGGTTGCTATGGACTTATTTCATAGTCAGGGGTTTGACGATACAACAATGGAACAGATAGCAGAAAAAACAGATATTGCAAGAAAAACTTTATATAACTACTTTTCAATGAAAGAGGCTATAGTTGATGAATATGTAAGAGGAATTTCACAGGGGTTAGCCAAAGAAAATTTAAGAATTATAGAAAATCTTATAGATACTAAGTCTCGTCTTATGGCTGTCCTTAATCATTCTTATGATTGGGTTGAAAAAAACCCTGAAATTACAGGAATATGTATTAATTATCGTTTAGGAAATATGGTTAAGGAACCAGGATATAAAAGCACTGAAACGGGTACTCAGAGCATTTTGAGCAAAATTATCAGTTTAGGACAAAAGGAAGGAGAAATCAGGTCAGATATTTCAGTTAACTTGTTGGTGAGGCATATAGATCTTCTTAGGAGTACAATGACCTTTGAATGGTTGAATGATCCATCAAGGTTTGAATTACATGAGGAAATAGTCAAGCTGGTAGATTTATTTATATACGGAGCAGCTAGCAAAATAGATAGTTCTAAAAAATCCCATATGGATGAATAA
- a CDS encoding EAL domain-containing protein: MSNSKYQSKKAIINKYKLIYIPLFIGLLSIFSISLISYHTSKDLILTQMKQDGVNLAKQTVLQVELNANSLEIINKLIEDRIRKVGKVVIMDQNSLSNNLLKELGNDLDVSEINWFSPEGTIIYSNVDRYLGWKPTKNHPVENFRLGSKTEYMEGIRMDTESFDYKKYGYFKNSDGTFIQIGITANEVETLTQKFNYQTLVEKLTSGENVLHVIFVDKNLKTIADSDKKQIGTIYDKNKETEMQEALKGNIAKKDSYYKKEDIKALTIYVPVVTNGNVNNVLILSLSTEKVYKSIYMLAIKSSIIAIIMILLLLWAKNRNIIKPVNRLNKSINGIDIEKHLDYRLPLTENDTFFVLASSINNILNKTSSYFYELKENQEELKASNEEISATYQQLAASEEELRAQYEEIQSYTEKLESLRQKYEIAIEGTNSAVWEFDIENESIHFLEGFKNIIGKYTEEKENIYETLKRFLNEEDEENLIKEIASYIKNQKEEIHTQVQIKDGFGNLKWVLIRGKGIFDSNNKIKLINGIVLDISSIKEQEEYIRHIAYHDSLTNLPNRRKLMAKLEEDISKNKYGALMLLDLDNFKGINDTLGHLYGDKVLKIVSEKLESIKDEKIFVSRFGGDEFLILIEDEKNIDIIENYAKKIINVFKNKLIIEGQEIYLSCSMGISLYPFDSNKVSQLLMNADMAMYKVKNKGKDSYMFFNEEMTEKLQEKIKVESILRDAIKKEKLKLLYQPQVCTFTGKVVGFEALLRLKDKHISPAQFIPVAEETGLIIEIGRWVTKEAINQIRIWKKKGMDIKPISINFSPKQLNDLNYIEFLENTLKECNVESKYIEIEITESIFLEEKEKNIAFVNRLKSLGIKISLDDFGTGYSSLNYLTFLPVDKIKLDKSLNDKFLEFENIKVIDSLISLTKSLNLEVIAEGIENVAQYKRLKSAGCHYIQGYLFSKPLEVEEAEKIYDNNFLDSIEF, encoded by the coding sequence ATGAGTAATTCAAAATATCAATCAAAAAAAGCTATAATAAATAAATATAAATTAATTTATATACCATTGTTCATTGGATTACTTTCCATATTTTCAATAAGTTTGATTAGTTACCACACAAGTAAAGACTTGATATTAACCCAAATGAAACAAGATGGGGTAAATCTAGCTAAGCAAACTGTTTTGCAAGTAGAATTAAATGCTAATTCACTGGAAATAATTAATAAACTTATAGAAGATAGAATCAGAAAAGTTGGAAAAGTTGTAATTATGGATCAAAATAGTTTGAGCAATAACCTATTGAAAGAGCTCGGAAATGATCTTGATGTATCAGAAATAAACTGGTTTTCACCAGAAGGCACCATTATTTATAGCAATGTTGACCGTTATTTAGGCTGGAAACCAACTAAAAACCATCCTGTAGAAAACTTTAGATTAGGCAGCAAAACCGAATACATGGAAGGCATAAGAATGGATACGGAATCCTTTGACTATAAAAAGTATGGATACTTTAAAAACTCTGATGGAACCTTTATCCAAATAGGCATAACTGCTAATGAGGTGGAGACCCTAACCCAAAAATTTAATTATCAAACTTTAGTTGAAAAATTGACCTCTGGCGAAAATGTTCTTCATGTAATTTTTGTTGACAAAAATTTAAAAACTATTGCTGATTCTGATAAAAAACAAATTGGAACTATATATGATAAAAATAAAGAAACAGAAATGCAAGAGGCACTTAAAGGAAACATAGCTAAAAAAGATTCTTATTATAAAAAAGAAGATATAAAAGCTTTGACAATATATGTTCCTGTAGTTACCAACGGAAATGTCAATAATGTCCTTATATTAAGTCTTTCCACTGAAAAGGTTTATAAATCTATTTATATGCTTGCCATAAAGTCATCTATTATAGCTATTATAATGATTTTATTACTTTTATGGGCAAAAAATAGAAATATTATTAAGCCTGTAAATAGATTAAATAAATCCATTAATGGAATTGATATAGAAAAACACTTGGATTATAGACTTCCTTTAACAGAAAATGATACTTTCTTTGTTTTAGCTTCTTCTATAAATAATATATTAAATAAAACCTCCAGTTATTTTTATGAATTAAAAGAAAATCAAGAAGAATTGAAAGCTTCAAATGAAGAAATATCTGCAACCTATCAACAATTAGCAGCATCAGAAGAAGAACTTAGAGCTCAATATGAAGAAATACAAAGTTACACAGAAAAGTTAGAAAGTTTAAGACAAAAATATGAAATTGCTATTGAAGGAACTAATAGTGCTGTATGGGAATTTGATATAGAAAATGAAAGTATTCATTTTTTAGAAGGATTTAAAAATATTATAGGAAAATACACTGAAGAAAAAGAAAATATTTATGAAACTTTAAAAAGATTTCTAAATGAAGAAGATGAAGAAAATTTAATAAAAGAAATAGCAAGCTATATAAAAAATCAAAAAGAAGAAATACATACTCAAGTACAAATTAAAGATGGCTTTGGTAATTTAAAATGGGTACTAATTCGTGGTAAAGGTATTTTTGATAGTAACAACAAGATAAAGCTTATAAATGGTATTGTACTTGATATAAGCTCGATTAAAGAACAAGAAGAATATATAAGACATATTGCTTATCATGATTCTTTGACAAATTTGCCTAATCGAAGAAAGCTTATGGCAAAATTAGAAGAAGATATAAGTAAAAATAAATATGGCGCACTTATGCTTTTAGATCTTGATAATTTTAAAGGCATTAATGATACTTTAGGTCATTTATATGGAGACAAGGTTCTAAAAATTGTTTCAGAAAAGCTTGAATCTATTAAAGACGAAAAAATATTTGTATCAAGATTTGGTGGAGATGAATTTCTTATTCTAATCGAAGATGAAAAGAATATTGATATAATTGAAAACTATGCAAAGAAGATAATAAATGTATTTAAAAATAAGCTAATAATTGAAGGACAGGAAATTTACCTAAGCTGCAGCATGGGAATTAGTCTATACCCTTTTGATAGTAATAAGGTTAGTCAATTGCTTATGAATGCTGATATGGCCATGTATAAAGTAAAAAATAAAGGAAAAGACAGTTATATGTTTTTCAATGAAGAAATGACAGAGAAACTACAGGAAAAGATAAAAGTAGAAAGTATTTTAAGGGATGCTATAAAAAAGGAAAAGTTAAAGTTATTATATCAACCTCAAGTGTGCACTTTTACAGGAAAGGTTGTAGGTTTTGAAGCTCTTTTAAGATTAAAAGATAAACATATATCTCCAGCACAATTTATACCTGTAGCTGAAGAAACAGGACTTATTATAGAAATCGGAAGATGGGTGACAAAAGAAGCCATAAACCAAATAAGAATTTGGAAAAAGAAGGGTATGGATATAAAGCCCATTTCCATTAATTTTTCTCCAAAGCAATTAAATGACTTAAATTACATTGAATTTCTAGAAAACACATTAAAAGAATGCAACGTAGAATCCAAATATATAGAAATAGAAATAACAGAAAGTATATTTTTAGAAGAAAAGGAAAAAAACATAGCTTTTGTTAATCGATTAAAGTCCTTAGGAATAAAAATTTCCTTAGATGACTTTGGTACAGGCTATTCCTCTCTTAATTATTTAACCTTTTTGCCAGTAGATAAAATTAAATTGGATAAATCTTTAAATGACAAATTTTTAGAATTTGAGAATATAAAAGTAATAGACAGTTTAATTTCCCTTACCAAAAGCTTAAATCTAGAAGTAATAGCAGAAGGTATAGAAAATGTAGCTCAATATAAACGTCTGAAATCAGCCGGCTGCCATTATATTCAAGGATACCTGTTTAGTAAACCATTAGAGGTTGAAGAAGCTGAAAAAATATATGATAATAATTTTTTAGATAGTATAGAATTCTAA
- a CDS encoding PadR family transcriptional regulator — MVDKSQFYRGTLEGCILKIINDDEVYGYEIAERLKNYGLDGISEGTIYPLLLRLERNGLIDSVKKASPFGPKRKYYSLSSLGKQELNDFYNSWLKISDSINKIFGNYKED; from the coding sequence GTGGTTGATAAATCTCAATTCTATAGAGGCACTTTAGAAGGCTGTATTCTCAAAATTATCAATGATGATGAAGTTTATGGATATGAAATAGCTGAAAGGTTAAAAAACTATGGTCTTGATGGAATTAGCGAAGGCACCATATATCCTCTACTACTTAGGCTTGAAAGAAATGGTCTTATTGATTCTGTAAAAAAAGCTTCTCCCTTTGGTCCTAAAAGAAAATATTATAGTCTTTCAAGTTTAGGAAAACAAGAATTAAACGACTTTTATAATAGTTGGCTGAAGATTAGTGATAGTATAAATAAAATATTTGGAAATTATAAAGAAGATTAA
- a CDS encoding PEP/pyruvate-binding domain-containing protein → MKYFLNWKEAFESGVSIVGGKGWNLGRLDQYGFNVPQGLVLTAKAYDEYIKYNKLQKIIDEVVLMVTIENLDEVQVKEKLDQLKEKIIGGSIPTSIIQELPTYINSCGKLKKSWAVRSSAVAEDSEKASFAGIHDSFLNVCSLEDILSAVKECYASLWSPRAVAYRKKMNIGDKDVKAAVVIMEMVEAKAAGVGFTCDLLSGRQDIIVINANFGLGESVVSGTVEPDTYYLEAEAVNSSPHLISRKIGHKQEMVIKSENGGTQFIKSEEMSLQQVLQDKEIEKLGRLLLRVFDALGNSNQHQDVEWVYDGKEFVLVQARPITTMPRKTFSALQNQVDIWSNGNYRDAVPMVQSPLNRCLMKNIIDTMHQGFFTGVGYDFPHGLEFSKFFNGRLYCNMTVQQWGNYDAMGALPQGFGVFWGGHQKDMEIDDPDPYGGVIGLKRKERVVKNMDLVKQCKENSAEAWSQTIASVKSITSEDFSKWADEDFISKYNELGTIVKGMAKEFMFLSAAGSMPVMYLLNILSEYFSDKALMVINALMVGGAADITSADQGYKLVEMAELARKDSDAVKYFNDDNFDPMSWEVKLPERSPFKKAFHEFIQEYGHRAVYELDIINPRWREDPSYLLGIIHSTINTADIGKLKKEQKKKLEQAWIEIKEKVPTSKHCEIRKLVKECQDGAAVREKNKSVLALIMDAYRTIAKELGYHFYERAVIKETDDVFFCTWTELFSILSGEWDGKGLQFIIAGRKEWKKKMELIAPPDVIYGETPKFTEPVIECSSNCLTGISVAVGKVSGLVRLISNPNEGGQLQLGEVMVAPSTDPAWTPLFLKAGAVVMETGGFLSHGAIVAREYGIPAVVNISGVMSILKDGQKVLVDGDNGKVFLVDENIK, encoded by the coding sequence ATGAAGTATTTTTTGAATTGGAAGGAAGCTTTTGAGTCAGGTGTGTCAATAGTTGGGGGTAAAGGTTGGAATCTAGGAAGATTAGATCAATATGGTTTTAACGTTCCTCAAGGATTAGTACTGACTGCAAAGGCTTATGATGAATATATCAAGTACAATAAATTACAAAAAATAATTGATGAAGTTGTTTTAATGGTTACTATAGAAAATTTGGATGAAGTTCAAGTTAAAGAGAAATTGGATCAGTTAAAGGAAAAAATTATAGGTGGCTCAATACCAACATCTATTATTCAGGAGTTACCTACATATATCAATAGCTGTGGAAAATTAAAAAAATCCTGGGCTGTGAGGTCTTCTGCAGTTGCGGAAGATTCTGAAAAGGCATCCTTTGCTGGCATACATGATTCATTTTTGAATGTTTGCAGTTTAGAAGATATATTGTCAGCAGTGAAAGAATGTTATGCTTCTTTGTGGTCTCCTAGAGCTGTGGCATACCGCAAAAAGATGAATATAGGTGATAAGGATGTAAAAGCAGCAGTAGTGATCATGGAGATGGTGGAAGCTAAAGCTGCTGGAGTAGGTTTTACTTGTGATCTTTTATCAGGCCGTCAGGATATTATAGTGATTAACGCTAATTTTGGGTTAGGTGAGTCAGTGGTGTCTGGCACAGTGGAGCCGGATACATATTATCTAGAAGCTGAAGCTGTAAATTCCAGTCCTCATTTAATATCGAGAAAAATTGGACACAAACAGGAGATGGTTATCAAAAGTGAAAATGGTGGAACTCAATTTATTAAGTCAGAGGAAATGTCTTTACAGCAGGTACTGCAAGATAAGGAAATTGAAAAGCTTGGCAGGCTTTTATTGCGAGTATTTGATGCATTAGGTAATAGTAATCAGCATCAGGATGTAGAATGGGTTTATGATGGAAAGGAGTTTGTATTGGTTCAGGCTAGGCCAATAACCACTATGCCACGAAAGACATTTTCTGCTTTGCAGAATCAAGTAGATATTTGGTCTAATGGTAATTATAGAGACGCTGTTCCTATGGTTCAATCACCTTTAAATCGCTGCTTAATGAAAAATATTATTGATACTATGCATCAAGGCTTTTTTACTGGAGTGGGTTATGACTTTCCTCATGGTTTGGAATTTTCCAAGTTTTTTAATGGAAGGCTTTACTGCAATATGACAGTTCAACAGTGGGGGAATTATGATGCAATGGGAGCCTTGCCTCAAGGTTTTGGCGTTTTTTGGGGTGGTCACCAGAAGGATATGGAAATAGACGACCCTGATCCCTATGGTGGAGTAATTGGGTTAAAGAGAAAAGAACGTGTAGTTAAGAATATGGACTTGGTTAAACAGTGCAAAGAAAATTCTGCTGAAGCTTGGAGTCAAACCATAGCTTCAGTAAAGTCAATAACCAGTGAAGATTTTAGTAAATGGGCAGATGAAGATTTTATCAGTAAGTATAATGAATTAGGCACCATCGTCAAAGGAATGGCTAAAGAATTCATGTTTTTAAGTGCAGCAGGCAGTATGCCAGTTATGTATTTATTAAACATTCTCTCTGAGTATTTTTCAGATAAAGCATTAATGGTGATAAATGCATTAATGGTTGGAGGAGCAGCAGATATAACCAGCGCTGATCAAGGCTATAAGTTAGTTGAAATGGCTGAACTAGCTCGTAAAGACTCTGATGCTGTTAAATATTTTAATGATGATAACTTTGATCCTATGAGCTGGGAAGTAAAGTTGCCTGAAAGATCTCCATTTAAAAAGGCCTTTCATGAGTTCATACAAGAATATGGTCATCGTGCAGTTTATGAGTTAGATATTATAAACCCTAGGTGGAGAGAAGATCCATCTTATTTGCTTGGGATTATACATAGTACTATAAATACTGCTGACATTGGGAAACTTAAGAAGGAGCAGAAAAAGAAATTAGAACAGGCGTGGATTGAAATTAAAGAAAAAGTGCCTACTTCTAAACATTGTGAAATAAGAAAGCTTGTTAAGGAATGTCAGGATGGAGCAGCAGTGCGGGAGAAGAATAAATCTGTATTAGCATTGATCATGGATGCATATAGAACAATTGCCAAAGAATTAGGATATCATTTTTATGAAAGAGCTGTAATTAAAGAAACAGATGATGTGTTTTTTTGTACATGGACAGAGCTTTTTTCAATATTGAGTGGTGAATGGGATGGAAAAGGACTTCAATTTATAATTGCTGGAAGAAAAGAATGGAAGAAGAAAATGGAATTGATTGCTCCACCAGATGTAATTTATGGTGAAACTCCAAAATTTACAGAACCAGTTATAGAATGTTCTAGCAATTGTCTAACTGGAATATCAGTTGCTGTTGGAAAAGTTTCTGGATTAGTTAGGTTGATAAGTAATCCAAATGAGGGAGGACAACTTCAGCTAGGAGAGGTTATGGTAGCACCATCTACTGATCCAGCATGGACACCATTGTTTTTAAAAGCAGGAGCTGTTGTTATGGAAACAGGAGGTTTTCTATCACATGGAGCCATTGTAGCTAGGGAATATGGAATTCCAGCAGTGGTGAATATATCAGGAGTAATGAGTATATTGAAAGATGGACAGAAAGTATTAGTGGATGGAGATAATGGTAAGGTGTTTCTTGTAGATGAAAATATTAAATAG
- a CDS encoding AgrD family cyclic lactone autoinducer peptide, translating to MMFFKKNFSKKVLKTLGSVCLFLGTLAIVPTSYASGQQPKCPDELLK from the coding sequence ATGATGTTCTTTAAAAAAAATTTTTCAAAAAAAGTACTTAAAACTTTAGGTTCTGTATGCTTATTTTTAGGAACACTAGCCATTGTACCAACATCATATGCTAGTGGACAACAACCAAAATGCCCTGATGAGCTTCTAAAATAA
- a CDS encoding DUF3783 domain-containing protein, whose amino-acid sequence MKPTILLFNITDKTRYAGVIKAALPLKIKIKKVEREEYLQPIGYLVGKKDIEPVVEKYEGSELGDEMLLFSDLAGTKLNQLLFSLKKSAVRINLKAVLTQNNEKWNTIQLYEELKKEHKALNK is encoded by the coding sequence ATGAAACCAACAATTTTATTGTTTAATATTACAGATAAAACTCGATATGCAGGGGTTATAAAGGCTGCATTACCACTTAAAATTAAAATTAAGAAAGTAGAAAGAGAGGAATATCTACAGCCAATTGGGTATTTAGTTGGCAAGAAGGATATTGAACCTGTTGTGGAAAAGTATGAGGGATCTGAACTTGGTGATGAAATGCTTTTGTTTTCAGACCTTGCAGGTACTAAATTAAATCAATTATTGTTTTCTTTGAAAAAGTCAGCTGTTAGAATTAATCTTAAAGCTGTTTTGACTCAGAATAATGAAAAATGGAATACCATACAGTTATATGAGGAATTAAAGAAAGAACATAAAGCATTGAATAAATAA